A single genomic interval of Nonomuraea rubra harbors:
- a CDS encoding MFS transporter: MTVAAPVSPPPSVDPAGRRVVVTVVAIQLACCLGFFSVMAHLVAHLRHDLGLMAGTAGLILGARTGLQFALLLPVGALTDLIGARRTGVIACFVRAAGFALLGTAESVGALLCAAVVVAVGGALYNPAAQSLLAGAGPHQAGGFAAYVTAQHVATVAGPPVGLALISLEPGFALLTGAAAATWAVSGVLFLLLPRTGRRPAAFRGVLPGVRAVLGDRSFLLFALMTAPTTLLAGHIMTAVPLLGFAPGAATLSFCALAAVAAAAQPFVAAGRRGERPWVLRAGLLCAAAAFLVLAPLDGTELGPLMVAAVLNGVANGLIQPSIFQRVTRHAPPERFGSYYGVLACCAGLFSFVCEVVVGQLFDLGPAGATAALVGVASFALLAAFGTRGP; the protein is encoded by the coding sequence GTGACTGTCGCCGCCCCCGTCTCCCCTCCGCCCTCCGTGGACCCCGCAGGCCGCCGGGTCGTCGTCACGGTGGTCGCCATCCAGCTCGCCTGCTGCCTGGGCTTCTTCTCGGTGATGGCGCACCTGGTCGCGCACCTGCGGCACGACCTCGGCCTGATGGCGGGCACGGCGGGGCTGATCCTCGGGGCGCGGACCGGGCTGCAGTTCGCGCTGCTGCTGCCGGTGGGGGCGCTCACCGACCTGATCGGCGCGCGCCGTACCGGGGTGATCGCCTGCTTCGTACGCGCGGCGGGCTTCGCCCTGCTCGGGACGGCCGAGAGCGTCGGCGCGCTGCTCTGCGCGGCCGTCGTGGTCGCCGTGGGCGGCGCGCTCTACAACCCGGCGGCGCAGAGCCTGCTGGCCGGTGCCGGGCCGCACCAGGCCGGGGGCTTCGCCGCGTACGTCACCGCGCAACACGTCGCCACCGTCGCCGGGCCGCCCGTGGGGCTGGCGCTGATCTCGCTGGAGCCCGGGTTCGCGCTGCTGACCGGGGCGGCCGCGGCCACGTGGGCGGTCTCCGGCGTGCTGTTCCTCCTGCTGCCCAGGACCGGGCGGCGGCCCGCCGCCTTCCGCGGGGTGCTGCCCGGCGTGCGGGCCGTGCTCGGCGACCGTTCCTTCCTGCTCTTCGCGCTGATGACCGCGCCCACGACGCTGCTGGCCGGGCACATCATGACGGCCGTGCCGCTGCTCGGCTTCGCGCCGGGCGCGGCCACGCTCAGCTTCTGCGCCCTGGCCGCGGTCGCCGCCGCTGCCCAGCCGTTCGTCGCCGCCGGGCGGCGGGGCGAGCGGCCCTGGGTGCTGCGGGCCGGGCTGCTGTGCGCGGCGGCGGCGTTCCTCGTGCTCGCGCCGCTCGACGGCACCGAATTGGGGCCGCTGATGGTCGCCGCCGTGCTGAACGGCGTGGCCAACGGGCTGATCCAGCCGTCGATCTTCCAGCGCGTCACCCGGCACGCGCCGCCCGAGCGGTTCGGGTCGTACTACGGGGTGCTGGCGTGCTGTGCCGGGCTGTTCTCGTTCGTGTGCGAGGTCGTGGTGGGGCAGCTGTTCGACCTGGGGCCGGCGGGGGCGACGGCGGCGCTCGTCGGGGTCGCCTCGTTCGCGCTGCTGGCCGCGTTCGGCACCCGGGGCCCGTGA
- a CDS encoding Glu/Leu/Phe/Val dehydrogenase produces MRIVELVSVDGYVAFDLDCPTSAGGTRLAPDVTPGEAGLLARAMTYKLAVLGERIGGAKAVLRATDAEREVTLARYCEEITPLIEKGEFLTASDLGTRTQDFASLPDYRADSLMHQEVGGELVDTIVTGLGVVVAAETALGGLAGRTLAVEGFGKVGGAVVREAALRGGRVVALSTLYGCVADPAGLDVDRLARLRAEHGDACVGRLGLPVLPPEALYEVAADVLVPGARTGTLTAERASRVRAGLIAPAANVPYTAAGLRTLRERGVVTLADFVCGAGATIGYLADRTGRVRDAASARAVVEERIARLTAEALEHPDGPFAGSSAVAERFLATWRDPAGLPDGPPLAPDPQP; encoded by the coding sequence ATGAGGATCGTGGAGCTCGTCTCCGTGGACGGTTACGTCGCCTTCGACCTCGACTGCCCGACGAGTGCGGGCGGTACGCGGCTCGCCCCTGACGTCACCCCCGGTGAGGCGGGGCTGCTGGCGCGGGCGATGACGTACAAGCTGGCCGTGCTGGGGGAGCGGATCGGCGGGGCCAAGGCGGTGCTGCGGGCCACGGACGCGGAGCGCGAGGTCACCCTGGCGCGCTACTGCGAGGAGATCACCCCGCTGATCGAGAAGGGCGAGTTCCTCACCGCCTCTGACCTGGGCACCCGCACGCAGGACTTCGCCTCGCTGCCCGACTACCGCGCCGACTCGCTGATGCACCAGGAGGTCGGCGGCGAGCTGGTGGACACGATCGTGACCGGCCTGGGCGTGGTGGTCGCGGCGGAGACCGCACTGGGCGGGCTGGCGGGGCGGACGCTGGCGGTGGAGGGGTTCGGCAAGGTGGGCGGCGCCGTCGTCCGCGAGGCCGCGCTGCGTGGCGGGCGGGTCGTCGCGCTGTCCACCCTGTACGGCTGCGTCGCCGACCCGGCGGGGCTCGACGTGGACCGGCTGGCACGGCTGCGTGCCGAGCACGGCGACGCCTGCGTGGGCCGGCTCGGGCTGCCCGTGCTCCCGCCGGAGGCACTGTACGAGGTGGCCGCCGACGTGCTCGTGCCCGGCGCGCGCACCGGGACGCTGACCGCCGAGCGGGCCTCCCGGGTGCGCGCCGGCCTGATCGCCCCGGCGGCGAACGTGCCCTACACGGCGGCGGGGCTGCGCACGCTGCGGGAGCGGGGCGTGGTCACGCTGGCGGACTTCGTCTGCGGCGCCGGCGCCACCATCGGCTACCTCGCCGACCGCACCGGCCGGGTCCGCGACGCCGCCTCGGCGCGCGCCGTCGTGGAGGAGCGGATCGCCCGGCTCACCGCCGAGGCGCTGGAGCATCCGGACGGGCCGTTCGCCGGGTCGAGCGCGGTGGCCGAGCGGTTCCTGGCCACCTGGCGCGACCCCGCCGGCCTCCCCGACGGCCCGCCCCTCGCCCCCGACCCGCAGCCGTAA
- a CDS encoding phenylacetate--CoA ligase family protein: protein MFGTAVRQLGYAWSMMSGRRFRLRDVNALVDDMRETLETFGSPGEGADDLLAGNDPELQEDLTRRRLRRTVRHAAAESPYYRHRFAATGVDPASITPHTLASIAPTTKADLRGRPAAFVSDRAKPAVLAHTTGTTGTPTLVWFSAYEIELMSALSALALMMAGNLRSDDVWANAISSRSIAQILTERAVTRTGAAFAHLGAIDPAATLDRLATPLHVPGKRPQITHLNLTASYLAALVQEADRGGWKAGDFALTTIWSGGEVLTDALRERAEQVFGAEVRDGYSMTEIAPVSGRVCPGGHLHLPPDQGLIEILDPVTLAPAAPGEIGTIVVTPYSTFRDTTLLLRHVTGDLVRTLPEGQTPTCALAALPATSRVLGRRSPGGLTTRDVLDLLQAEHALPLPTRYALDGELLYVVAGKHDPGLLGRLEERAHGLPLTGIVLVETAEDLPAPCRLRADLLELSFERGL from the coding sequence GTGTTCGGGACCGCGGTACGCCAGCTTGGCTACGCCTGGTCGATGATGTCGGGGCGCAGGTTCCGCTTGCGGGACGTGAACGCGCTGGTCGACGACATGCGGGAGACCCTGGAGACGTTCGGCTCGCCCGGTGAGGGAGCCGACGACCTGCTCGCGGGCAACGACCCCGAGCTGCAGGAGGACCTCACCCGGCGGCGGCTGCGGCGCACGGTGCGGCACGCGGCGGCCGAGAGCCCCTACTACCGGCACCGGTTCGCGGCGACCGGGGTGGACCCCGCCTCGATCACGCCGCACACCCTGGCCTCGATCGCCCCCACCACCAAGGCCGACCTGCGCGGCCGGCCCGCGGCCTTCGTCTCCGACCGGGCGAAGCCGGCCGTGCTGGCGCACACCACGGGCACGACGGGGACGCCGACGCTCGTCTGGTTCTCCGCGTACGAGATCGAGCTGATGTCGGCGCTGTCGGCGCTCGCGCTCATGATGGCCGGCAACCTGCGCTCCGACGACGTGTGGGCCAACGCGATCAGCTCCCGCTCCATCGCGCAGATCCTCACCGAGCGGGCCGTCACCCGTACCGGGGCGGCGTTCGCGCACCTGGGCGCCATCGACCCGGCGGCGACGCTCGACCGGCTGGCGACGCCGCTGCACGTACCCGGCAAGCGCCCGCAGATCACCCACCTGAACCTGACCGCCTCCTACCTCGCGGCGCTCGTCCAGGAGGCCGACCGGGGCGGCTGGAAGGCCGGCGACTTCGCCCTCACCACGATCTGGTCCGGCGGCGAGGTGCTCACGGACGCGCTGCGCGAGCGGGCGGAGCAGGTGTTCGGCGCGGAGGTCCGCGACGGCTACTCCATGACCGAGATCGCGCCCGTCTCCGGCCGGGTCTGCCCCGGCGGTCACCTCCACCTGCCGCCCGACCAGGGCCTGATCGAGATACTCGACCCCGTCACGCTGGCCCCGGCCGCTCCCGGGGAGATCGGCACGATCGTGGTGACGCCGTACTCGACGTTCCGCGACACCACGCTCCTGCTCAGGCACGTCACCGGCGACCTGGTCAGGACCCTGCCCGAGGGCCAGACCCCCACCTGCGCGCTGGCCGCGCTGCCCGCCACCTCCCGCGTGCTCGGCCGCAGGTCGCCCGGCGGGCTCACCACGCGGGACGTGCTCGACCTGCTGCAGGCCGAGCACGCGCTGCCGCTGCCCACCCGGTACGCGCTGGACGGCGAGCTGCTCTACGTGGTGGCGGGCAAGCACGACCCCGGCCTGCTCGGGCGGCTGGAGGAGCGGGCGCACGGGCTGCCGCTGACCGGCATCGTCCTGGTCGAGACCGCCGAGGACCTGCCCGCGCCCTGCCGGCTCCGCGCCGACCTGCTGGAGCTCAGCTTCGAGCGAGGACTGTGA
- a CDS encoding AfsR/SARP family transcriptional regulator, which yields MDFAILGTIRLNGPAGRVSLSRKQRAVIAALLLHPNSTVSTERLISALWDDPPRSAVANIQTYVHQLRRRLEGSGLEVRTEGSGYVCEVPPGRLDLHVFEEGLRRARAERSGGDLAAAEREYAAAIALWRGTPAEDVPLSGAMAPRITELEERLAVARSEWIDVRLALGREDLVAELRALVAAHPLRERLWEQLVVALHRGGRRDEALDAFRQARELLVAELGIEPGPELRRLHTALLSGDDDLDARPELRRLRAALTDADGDLGAWPGPRGPRAASMDAGGDLGAPPERRRPRTAGGGVASARGEARRRRAVPPDGDREPGARGEARRWRAVSPDGDREPGAPPEPQPLPDGVEEVGPWPAMPAALRRLCQLPADTADFVGREAEIAELTALLRSGEDRLSPPIVIVSGLPGIGKTTLAVHLAHLLRSDYPDGQLFVRLGQDERGPREPGELLDMLLRSLGLDGAAIPATAEERARLLRQRLADRAVLVVLDEAVEEAQLRHLLPGTPRGAVLVTSRSRLPALEGAVRLTLDLPGEQDARKLLEHVAGPDRIGMAPGAAEQILRSCGRLPLAIRVAGARLATRPVWPVSEFATRLAGRGLDELVVGGLDVRATFEPSYAALPESARHAFRLLGLAGLDSVAEWSVAALLGPPPPETAGPGTGVVAVAHGLEADAALETLVARGMLTSTEVDGAGQPRYRLHDLLRVYARERAEAEESPARRREALTRHVLECLRRTRAATRHMPIPLSPPYPREPEAAPGVHGTAPRPADDLPVSVPRSVEDVRASVPRSRDGVRANAAWLAAERRTLMLALTTAAELGLVAAAAELAHHLTGYLLMDRFLDDAEQVQRIVIGMGDGCATLRARLLLAAVHIERGRYERGEAECAGLLADLGRAGDPHGAAYALISRAAARHGMGRLDEALADAYASIDLLAARADTAGLEYAWTWPVWIHIERGEHARAEEIARARVEVTSDEDHTIRGNLLRALGTALYQQGETAEAVECYRESLLTAQAAGDRGEMSKVLRRLGEALGALGRFDEAAETLVASLRLFVECGDTLGEALAGHALGVVRLRQGDAGQALGLLRSALERLGADGPQVWRARTLKELGRAHALLGRPEESAAAWRGSLALFGDAAEARQVAKYLAE from the coding sequence GTGGACTTCGCGATCTTGGGAACCATCCGCCTCAACGGCCCCGCGGGCCGGGTCAGCCTCAGCCGCAAGCAGCGGGCGGTCATCGCGGCCCTCCTGCTCCATCCGAACTCCACCGTCTCCACGGAGCGGCTGATCTCCGCCCTCTGGGACGACCCGCCGCGCTCGGCCGTGGCCAACATCCAGACGTACGTCCACCAGCTCCGCCGCCGGCTGGAGGGCAGCGGGCTGGAGGTGCGCACCGAGGGGTCCGGGTACGTCTGCGAGGTGCCGCCGGGACGGCTGGACCTGCACGTGTTCGAGGAGGGGCTGCGGCGGGCGCGCGCGGAGCGGTCGGGCGGCGACCTGGCGGCGGCCGAGCGCGAGTACGCGGCGGCGATCGCCCTGTGGCGGGGCACGCCCGCCGAGGACGTGCCGCTCAGCGGGGCGATGGCGCCGCGGATCACCGAGCTGGAGGAACGCCTGGCGGTGGCCAGGTCGGAGTGGATCGACGTCCGGCTCGCCCTCGGCCGCGAGGACCTCGTCGCCGAACTGCGTGCGCTCGTCGCCGCGCACCCGCTGCGCGAGCGGCTGTGGGAGCAACTGGTGGTCGCCCTGCACCGCGGCGGCCGGCGCGACGAAGCCCTCGACGCCTTCCGCCAGGCCCGCGAGCTCCTGGTCGCCGAGCTGGGCATCGAGCCGGGTCCGGAGCTGCGCCGCCTCCACACCGCCCTGCTGTCCGGCGACGACGACCTCGACGCCCGGCCCGAACTGCGGCGGCTGCGCGCGGCGTTGACTGACGCGGATGGCGATCTCGGCGCGTGGCCTGGGCCGAGGGGCCCGCGCGCCGCGTCGATGGACGCGGGCGGTGATCTCGGCGCGCCGCCGGAACGGCGCCGCCCGCGTACCGCTGGGGGCGGCGTTGCCAGCGCGCGAGGGGAGGCACGACGGCGGCGTGCCGTTCCGCCGGACGGCGACCGGGAGCCCGGCGCGCGGGGGGAGGCGCGACGCTGGCGTGCCGTTTCGCCGGACGGCGATCGCGAGCCCGGTGCGCCGCCCGAGCCGCAGCCGTTGCCGGATGGGGTGGAGGAGGTGGGGCCCTGGCCCGCGATGCCCGCGGCGTTACGGCGGTTGTGCCAGTTGCCCGCCGACACCGCGGACTTCGTCGGGCGCGAAGCGGAGATCGCCGAGCTGACGGCCTTGCTGCGGTCGGGGGAGGACCGGCTCAGCCCGCCCATCGTGATCGTGTCCGGGCTGCCCGGCATCGGCAAGACGACACTCGCCGTGCACCTGGCCCACCTGCTGCGCTCCGACTACCCCGACGGGCAGCTCTTCGTCCGGCTCGGCCAGGACGAACGCGGCCCCCGCGAGCCGGGCGAACTGCTCGACATGCTGCTCCGCTCCCTCGGCCTGGACGGCGCGGCCATCCCGGCCACGGCCGAGGAGCGCGCCCGCCTGCTGCGCCAGCGGCTGGCCGACCGGGCGGTGCTCGTCGTGCTGGACGAGGCGGTCGAGGAGGCCCAGCTCCGCCACCTCCTGCCCGGCACTCCGCGCGGCGCCGTCCTGGTGACCTCCCGCTCGCGGCTGCCCGCCCTGGAGGGCGCCGTACGTCTCACGCTCGACCTCCCCGGCGAGCAGGACGCCAGGAAGCTGCTCGAACACGTGGCGGGCCCCGACCGCATCGGCATGGCACCCGGCGCGGCCGAGCAGATCCTGCGCTCCTGCGGACGCCTCCCGCTGGCCATCCGGGTCGCGGGCGCCCGCCTGGCCACCCGCCCCGTGTGGCCGGTCAGCGAGTTCGCCACCCGTCTGGCCGGGCGCGGGCTGGACGAGCTGGTCGTCGGCGGGCTGGACGTGCGGGCCACGTTCGAGCCGAGCTACGCGGCGCTGCCGGAATCGGCCCGCCACGCGTTCCGGCTGCTGGGCCTGGCGGGGCTGGACAGCGTCGCCGAGTGGTCGGTCGCCGCCCTGCTCGGCCCGCCACCGCCGGAGACAGCCGGCCCGGGGACGGGGGTGGTGGCGGTGGCGCATGGGCTGGAGGCGGATGCGGCGCTGGAGACGCTGGTCGCGCGAGGGATGCTCACCTCGACGGAGGTGGACGGCGCCGGGCAGCCCCGCTACCGGCTGCACGACCTGCTCAGGGTGTACGCGCGCGAACGGGCCGAGGCGGAGGAGTCCCCGGCTCGCCGGCGCGAGGCGCTGACCAGGCACGTGCTGGAATGCCTGCGCCGCACCAGGGCCGCGACCCGCCACATGCCCATCCCCCTGTCCCCGCCGTACCCGCGCGAGCCGGAAGCGGCCCCCGGCGTGCACGGAACCGCACCGCGCCCGGCGGACGACCTGCCGGTGAGCGTGCCGCGGTCCGTGGAGGACGTGCGGGCGAGCGTGCCGCGGTCCAGGGACGGCGTGCGGGCGAATGCGGCGTGGCTGGCGGCCGAGCGGCGCACGCTGATGCTCGCCCTCACCACGGCGGCCGAGCTGGGCCTGGTGGCCGCCGCCGCGGAGCTGGCCCACCACCTCACCGGCTACCTGCTCATGGACCGCTTCCTGGACGACGCCGAGCAGGTGCAGCGGATCGTGATCGGGATGGGCGACGGGTGCGCCACGCTGCGGGCCCGGCTCCTGCTGGCCGCGGTGCACATCGAGCGGGGCCGCTACGAGCGCGGCGAGGCGGAGTGCGCCGGGCTGCTGGCCGACCTCGGCCGCGCCGGCGACCCGCACGGCGCCGCGTACGCGCTGATCAGCAGGGCCGCCGCCCGCCACGGGATGGGCCGGCTCGACGAGGCCCTGGCCGACGCGTACGCCTCGATCGACCTGCTGGCCGCCCGCGCCGACACCGCCGGCCTGGAGTACGCGTGGACCTGGCCCGTCTGGATCCACATCGAGCGGGGCGAGCACGCCCGCGCCGAGGAGATCGCCAGGGCGCGGGTGGAGGTGACCAGCGACGAGGACCACACCATCCGCGGCAACCTGCTGCGTGCCCTCGGCACCGCCCTCTACCAGCAGGGGGAGACGGCGGAGGCCGTCGAGTGCTACCGGGAGAGCCTGCTGACCGCGCAGGCCGCCGGCGACCGGGGCGAGATGAGCAAGGTGCTGCGCCGCCTCGGCGAGGCGCTGGGCGCGCTGGGCCGCTTCGACGAGGCGGCCGAGACGCTGGTGGCGAGCCTGCGGCTGTTCGTGGAGTGCGGCGACACGCTCGGCGAGGCGCTGGCCGGGCACGCCCTGGGCGTCGTCCGCCTGCGCCAGGGTGACGCCGGCCAGGCACTGGGGCTGCTGCGGTCCGCGCTGGAACGGCTCGGCGCCGACGGCCCCCAGGTGTGGCGGGCCCGCACGCTCAAGGAGCTCGGCCGCGCCCACGCCCTGCTGGGCCGCCCCGAGGAGTCCGCGGCGGCGTGGCGCGGCTCCCTCGCCCTGTTCGGCGACGCGGCAGAGGCCAGGCAGGTGGCGAAGTACCTGGCGGAGTGA
- a CDS encoding methyltransferase: MSYAGTGNDAPVEHVQRLLSGFWHSQIIFVLARLRVADELAAGPRPVRDLAAAVGAHPGALLRLLRAAATIGLMAETEPDHYRLTEAGGCLRSDSPTAIRELAVAYGSPTVWRLVGDFEHSVRTGGPVAPAVLGHSFWEHLATHPEEAEHFALGMGEQSAQVAADVAATVDPSAYERLVDVGGAYGVLLTALLEKAPSATGVLFDRPPVIEAAGQRLKGSPLAGRIDLVGGDFLEEVPKGDLYLLKWILHDWDDEQAVRILATCRRAAAPGARLLVVEMLLPEPWAPSPVHLSDLAMLVLLGGRERTRSQYGDLLRAGGWELEEVTPTSGRYGIMQAVALPWALP; this comes from the coding sequence ATGTCGTACGCCGGCACGGGGAACGATGCGCCCGTTGAGCACGTCCAGCGACTGCTCAGCGGCTTCTGGCACTCCCAGATCATCTTCGTCCTGGCCCGGCTGCGCGTCGCCGACGAGCTGGCCGCCGGGCCGCGTCCGGTGCGGGACCTGGCGGCGGCCGTCGGCGCCCATCCCGGCGCCCTGCTGCGCCTGTTGCGGGCCGCAGCCACGATCGGGCTGATGGCGGAGACCGAGCCGGACCACTACCGGCTGACGGAGGCGGGCGGGTGCCTGCGCTCCGACTCCCCCACGGCCATCCGCGAGCTGGCCGTCGCCTACGGCTCCCCGACGGTGTGGCGGCTCGTCGGGGACTTCGAGCACTCGGTCCGTACGGGCGGGCCGGTCGCGCCCGCGGTGCTCGGCCACTCGTTCTGGGAGCACCTCGCCACCCATCCCGAGGAGGCGGAGCACTTCGCCCTGGGCATGGGCGAGCAGTCGGCGCAGGTCGCCGCCGACGTCGCGGCCACTGTGGACCCCTCGGCGTACGAACGGCTCGTGGACGTCGGCGGCGCGTACGGCGTGCTGCTCACCGCGCTGCTGGAGAAGGCCCCGTCCGCGACAGGCGTGCTGTTCGACCGGCCGCCGGTGATCGAGGCGGCCGGGCAGCGGCTCAAGGGCTCTCCCCTCGCGGGCCGGATCGACCTGGTCGGCGGCGACTTCCTGGAAGAGGTCCCGAAGGGCGACCTGTACCTGCTGAAGTGGATCCTGCACGACTGGGACGACGAGCAGGCGGTCCGCATCCTCGCCACGTGCCGCCGGGCCGCGGCTCCGGGCGCCCGGCTGCTGGTGGTCGAGATGTTGCTGCCCGAGCCGTGGGCGCCGTCGCCCGTGCACCTGTCCGACCTGGCCATGCTGGTGCTGCTGGGCGGCCGGGAGCGTACCCGGTCGCAGTACGGCGACCTGCTGCGGGCGGGCGGATGGGAGCTGGAGGAGGTCACCCCCACCTCGGGGCGGTACGGCATCATGCAGGCCGTGGCCCTGCCCTGGGCGCTGCCCTAG
- a CDS encoding GbsR/MarR family transcriptional regulator, giving the protein MTIVAELTPVKPSESEFVDRMGLVMERLGATRSMGRLWAWLMICDPPDPSLTDLAAELSLSKTAVSTVARQLEAAGIIERVPTATREHRYRAVGGGWAQILKVQLGMVKQSLETLEYGLSILGEDRADQRVRLEETRDFFAFTVQDGDEMLHRWQEYRDKSS; this is encoded by the coding sequence TTGACGATCGTTGCGGAGTTGACGCCCGTGAAGCCTTCGGAGAGCGAGTTCGTCGATCGGATGGGGCTGGTCATGGAGCGCCTGGGTGCGACCCGCTCGATGGGCCGCCTGTGGGCGTGGCTGATGATCTGCGACCCGCCCGACCCGTCGCTCACCGACCTGGCGGCGGAGCTCAGCCTGAGCAAGACCGCCGTCAGCACGGTCGCCAGGCAACTGGAGGCGGCCGGGATCATCGAACGTGTCCCCACGGCCACCCGCGAGCACCGCTACCGCGCGGTCGGCGGCGGGTGGGCGCAGATCCTGAAGGTCCAGCTCGGCATGGTGAAGCAGAGCCTGGAGACGCTGGAGTACGGCCTGTCGATCCTCGGCGAGGACCGGGCCGACCAGCGCGTCCGGCTGGAGGAGACCCGGGACTTCTTCGCCTTCACCGTGCAGGACGGGGACGAGATGCTCCACCGCTGGCAGGAGTACCGCGACAAGTCATCCTGA
- a CDS encoding cytochrome P450 translates to MADIVERYDIPVQLFWLHGPRSGPAVEFAADAGMWNVYGYPELHEVLGDPVAFSSDTMRVVPESMLPSKDDFSLDGFITQIDPPEHGKLRKLVSSAFTRKVVADLEPRIAALTHELLDAARDRERFELVTDLAYPLPVIVIAELLGIPGSDRALFKRWADAMFQRDAKVSVSRPADEREAELQAVMKPWKEMSDYLAAHAAERRRQPRADLLTRLVEAEVDGERLPDGQVVNFAIVLLLAGHITTTMLLGNTVLCLDAYPEQQDRARADRSSIPAVIEESLRLFTPFSALGRATTQEVELGGVTIPADQLVMCWLGAANRDPRQFPDPDVFDPHRDPGPHLAFGRGIHFCLGAPLARLEGRIALNILLDRFDRLQTDPEDPVEFIPAPTLTGVRRLSLIQS, encoded by the coding sequence ATGGCCGACATCGTCGAACGGTACGACATCCCCGTACAACTCTTCTGGCTGCACGGGCCCCGATCGGGCCCGGCGGTCGAGTTCGCGGCCGACGCCGGAATGTGGAACGTCTACGGTTACCCGGAGCTGCACGAGGTGCTCGGTGACCCGGTGGCGTTCTCCTCCGACACCATGCGGGTGGTTCCCGAGTCCATGCTGCCGTCCAAGGACGACTTCTCGCTGGACGGCTTCATCACGCAGATCGACCCGCCCGAGCACGGCAAGCTGCGCAAGCTGGTCAGCAGCGCCTTCACCCGCAAGGTCGTCGCGGATCTCGAGCCCAGGATCGCCGCGCTCACCCATGAGCTGCTCGACGCGGCGCGTGATCGGGAGCGGTTCGAGCTCGTGACCGACCTGGCCTACCCCCTGCCGGTGATCGTCATCGCCGAGCTGCTGGGCATCCCCGGCAGCGACCGCGCCCTGTTCAAGCGGTGGGCCGACGCGATGTTCCAGCGCGACGCCAAGGTCTCGGTCAGCCGGCCTGCGGACGAGCGGGAGGCGGAGCTCCAGGCGGTGATGAAGCCGTGGAAGGAGATGTCCGACTACCTCGCGGCGCACGCCGCGGAGCGCCGCCGGCAGCCGCGCGCCGACCTGCTCACCAGGCTGGTCGAGGCCGAGGTGGACGGCGAGCGCCTGCCCGACGGCCAGGTGGTCAACTTCGCGATCGTGCTGCTGCTCGCGGGGCACATCACCACGACGATGCTGCTCGGCAACACGGTGCTGTGCCTGGACGCCTATCCCGAGCAGCAGGACCGGGCGCGCGCCGACCGCTCCTCGATCCCGGCCGTGATCGAGGAGTCGCTGCGGCTGTTCACGCCGTTCTCCGCGCTCGGCCGCGCCACCACCCAGGAGGTCGAGCTCGGCGGCGTCACCATCCCGGCCGATCAGCTGGTCATGTGCTGGCTGGGGGCGGCCAACCGGGATCCCCGGCAGTTCCCCGACCCCGACGTCTTCGACCCGCACCGCGACCCCGGCCCGCACCTCGCCTTCGGGCGCGGCATCCACTTCTGCCTCGGCGCTCCCCTGGCCCGGCTGGAGGGGCGGATCGCGCTGAACATCCTG